The region CGGGGTTGCCCTGCGTGTGACGCGTCCTCGACTGGCGGCGCTGTCCGCGGTGCACGACCATCCGCACGCCGACACGGACTCGATCATCCGTGTCGTGCGTGAGGATCTCGGTGAGGTGTCCCACCAGGCCGTCTACGACGTGCTGCGCGCGCTGACGGCCGCCGGTCTGGTCCGGCGCATCCAGCCGGCGGGCTCCCCGGCGCGTTACGAGTCGCGGGTCGGCGACAACCACCACCACGTCGTGTGCCGCTCGTGCGGTGCCATCGCCGATGTCGACTGCGCCGTCGGCGCCACACCCTGTTCGACCGCGTCGGACGACCACGGCTTCGCGATCGACGAGGCCGAGGTCGTCTACCGGGGCCTGTGCCCCGGCTGCTCCACCGCACACCCGTCCTGACCACCACCCCTTCGAGCCAGGAGGACCACCCGTGTCCGAGAGTCACACCACCGTCGAGACGAAGATGAACACGGAGGAAGCCGGCGGCTGTCCGGTCCACGCCGGACGCCTCGGCCACCCCACCGAGGGTGCCGGCAACACCGACTGGTGGCCGAACCAGCTCAACCTGAAGATCCTCCGCAAGCACTCGGCCGTGGCCAACCCCATGGACGCCGACTTCGACTACGCCGCGGAGTTCGCGACCGTCGACCTGGACGAGCTGGCCAGGGACGTCGACGCGGTGCTGACGGACTCGCAGGACTGGTGGCCGGCCGACTTCGGCAACTACGGCCCGTTCATGATCCGCATGGCGTGGCACAGCGCCGGCACGTACCGCGTCGAGGACGGCCGCGGGGGTGCGGGAGCCGGCATGCAGCGCTTCGCGCCGCTGAACAGCTGGCCGGACAACGGGAACCTCGACAAGGCCCGCCGGCTGCTGTGGCCGGTGAAGAAGAAGTGGGGCCGCAAGATCTCGTGGGCCGACCTGATGATCTTCACGGGCAACCGTGCCCTGGAGACCATGGGCTTCAAGACCTTCGGCTTCGCCGGCGGTCGCGCCGACGTCTGGGAGCCGGACGAGGACGTCTACTGGGGCCCCGAGCGCACCTGGCTGGGCGACGAGCGCTACACCGGTGACCGAGAGCTCGAGAAGCCGCTCGGTGCCGTCCAGATGGGCCTGATCTACGTCAACCCGGAGGGCCCGAACGGCAACCCGGACCCGCTGGCCTCGGCCCGCGACATCCGCGAGACGTTCGGCCGGATGGCGATGGACGACGAGGAGACCGTCGCGCTGATCGCCGGTGGGCACACCTTCGGCAAGACCCACGGTGCGGCCGACC is a window of Pseudonocardia sp. T1-2H DNA encoding:
- a CDS encoding Fur family transcriptional regulator, which encodes MPTTADFERMLRGVALRVTRPRLAALSAVHDHPHADTDSIIRVVREDLGEVSHQAVYDVLRALTAAGLVRRIQPAGSPARYESRVGDNHHHVVCRSCGAIADVDCAVGATPCSTASDDHGFAIDEAEVVYRGLCPGCSTAHPS